A DNA window from Argopecten irradians isolate NY chromosome 10, Ai_NY, whole genome shotgun sequence contains the following coding sequences:
- the LOC138333803 gene encoding shiftless antiviral inhibitor of ribosomal frameshifting protein homolog encodes MAEVQTQSQISTLQKLYRDRYNQEETKCLLQHHDWDESKTINFINESEPSEVRKLIFRLLGNENGAIEKDDDIIRTVSKGLTDVVRQFSCVQCDQVWWKKVPVNKQVSKCKVCKSKYDAIPTDMMWGWAVFKCDCGNEFSGFGQMGKTQSKCYSCGALSYPSTIRPPSRRRPPKSNQKHMCDAPDCPGCDSARRQRAGDGSEKKCVHPRSRAGKSKVIVASEAHISTGSTISSVRDQDDLCSAMQNTTLSDIRARLK; translated from the exons ATGGCAGAAGTCCAAACGCAGTCTCAG ATTTCGACCCTACAAAAGTTATATAGAGACAGATACAACCAAGAAGAGACGAAATGTCTACTACAACATCACGACTGGGACGAAAGCAAAACAATCAACTTCATAAACGAAA GCGAGCCAAGTGAAGTCCGTAAACTCATTTTTCGACTTCTAGGG AATGAGAATGGCGCGATAGAGAAGGATGACGATATCATTCGGACTGTCAGTAAAGGTTTGACGGACGTCGTGAGACAGTTCTCTTGTGTCCAGTGTGACCAAGTCTGGTGGAAGAAAGTCCCCGTCAACAAACAG GTATCGAAATGCAAAGTATGCAAATCAAAGTACGATGCTATCCCAACCGATATGATGTGGGGCTGGGCCGTGTTCAAATGTGATTGCGGCAACGAATTCAG TGGTTTCGGACAGATGGGAAAGACGCAGAGTAAATGCTACAGTTGTGGGGCATTATCTTATCCATCCACCATCCGCCCGCCGTCCCGCCGACGACCGCCAAAGTCTAACCAGAAGCACATGTGTGACGCCCCGGACTGTCCCGGATGTGATTCGGCCCGCAGACAAAGAGCCG GAGATGGTTCAGAGAAGAAATGCGTACATCCTCGATCTAGAGCGGGAAAGTCCAAAGTGATCGTGGCCAGTGAGGCCCACATCAGTACCGGGTCGACAATCTCGTCCGTCAGGGACCAGGACGACCTCTGTTCAGCCATGCAGAACACAACTCTGTCGGACATTAGGGCacgcttgaaatga